The Triticum aestivum cultivar Chinese Spring chromosome 7B, IWGSC CS RefSeq v2.1, whole genome shotgun sequence genome window below encodes:
- the LOC123156292 gene encoding bidirectional sugar transporter SWEET5, with the protein MSFNGVLRVLYVMVTKGDVVLMYFNGGGVLLELVYTAIFISIASAADRRRANLLRSIVPGLLILILGGICYLTSATAYRLLCAICGSALYIVPMIDVVKVIKLRKRKYMPPLLLTSTSFLNSIIWAVISGIQSDWYIMVPNLVGLACACIQLGLHIGAPWLFKVHFSGLTELFLDEGEEESPC; encoded by the exons ATGTCGTTCAACGGTGTGCTGCGAGTGTTGTATGTGATGGTGACCAAGGGAGATGTGGTTCTCATGTACTTCAACGGCGGCGGGGTGCTGCTGGAACTGGTTTATACTGCTATCTTCATCAGTATTGCTTCAGCAGCGGACCGTCGTCGGGCCAATCTGCTTCGATCCATCGTGCCTGGGCTCTTGATCCTTATCCTGGGCGGCATATGTTACCTGACCAGTGCCACAGCTTACAGGCTGCTCTGTGCCATCTGTGGGAGTGCTCTGTACATCGTCCCAATGATTGACGTG GTTAAAGTCATCAAACTCCGCAAGCGAAAGTACATGCCACCTCTGCTCCTTACCTCTACCTCGTTCCTCAACAGCATCATATGGGCTGTGATTTCTGGCATACAGTCGGATTGGTACATCATG GTACCAAACCTGGTTGGTTTGGCATGTGCCTGTATCCAGCTCGGCCTCCACATAGGAGCTCCGTGGCTGTTCAAGGTTCATTTCTCAGGCCTTACCGAGCTGTTCCTGGATGAGGGGGAGGAGGAATCACCCTGCTGA